One Bdellovibrionales bacterium genomic window, ACGAAAGTAAAGTATAGATGAGCGCGTCCAATCGGCCTTCCTTAATTTTTTAACCACGAGGTGAAGTGGTGGATAGCAAATTGATTTTGTGTATAGGCTTAGCTTTTGGGTCTGCAGCTGGAGCAGTGGAGTTGAAAACACTGAATGTCGGAGACCGTGGAATATTAACGGGTCCAATTGAGGAAGCAAAATTACCTGTATAGATAAGCAAACACGTGAAGTAAATGAATTTTCAGCCACTCTCGCTCCCTTGAATTCGTTTGGTCTTGAAGTAATAGGTGTGGATGACCTGACCGTAGTTGCTGTATACTGGCCCAGAGGCAATTTGAGCGAAATATTTGCCAAATACAAAGTCACATTTAAAAGTGAAGGACTTGACATAGGGATGGGTGCCCTTGTGCTATCAATGTTTCTAAACCGGAATTTGGATTTAGAATAAATAAAGACTCTTCCAAATGAAGTAGGGTGAGCGCAAACAGCGGTCCTCTCCATGCTTTTCCATATTTCCGCAGATAATGTGACAATTGAGGGTAAAAATTTTTTATAAATTTTACTTTGTGACTACCTGAAGAACTGATGCACTAAGTTGTGAATCGTCTCGACCGAGAGAGTCATGTCCACGCAACTAAAAACTTCCGCAATTGAAGAACCGAAACACATAACGATCAAGAATTCATTCTTCCGCCTCAGCTTCCTTAACCGATTTCAAGTGGCAAACAACCGATTCCGTTTTACCCCAATATTTCCATTCAAGAATAAATTGCAAATTCTGATCATCCTCTTCATCTTCAGGTCCCTTAACTTCTAAGGAAGAATAACTCGTATTGAGTGCTACTAAGTCTTTAATCTTTTCAAGGCACTCTTCGCGTTCTCTATCTGATAGGTGCTTCCTAAAATGGAGTCCGTTCTCGTTCGATAAGGAATTGTAATCTTATCGTTATCTATCACCTTAAGACGACTTAATAGATTCACAATATTCTCTGTTCCATCTATTATTGTGAGGGTCCCTTTCTGGAAGTCTGATCCGCCACCCATTACAACCCATCTTCCATAGCCATTCTCAGCGTAAAAAGAAAAATAGAGAGGAAAATCACGATCGGGATTAATGGCACTTTCATCGTTCTCATTTTGGAGAGCTCCTCATGTTACAAGTTAAATAGGCAAGGCCTAGCTTTGGACATTATGCATTAATTGACGTCAAGGATTATTCTTTCTGTCATGTAAGAAAATTCCTATAACCTTACAGTTTTAGGGCCAACCACCCACCAGGTAAATCTATTTGGGCAACCTCCGGAACAAGTGCCGCTTTGACGGCACTCGTTTGGAATCCGGGTGTACAGAACACTATTTCTTTCTTGGCATGACCTGGGTTCTTTCTTGCTGATCATTTCCAAAGATTCTGGACCGGCTTTGCTCGGCTTTGTTTACCGATACAAAAATCGCGCAATAAAATATCAGAGATCCAATCAGCTACTACCTGCACATATAGCGCCTTATAACTTTCGCTGGGGATCTCTTATGGTTGTGTGCTCATCTCACAATTTGTGGCGTTCAGCTCGAGATTTGGTCTTCATGTTTAACTTCCAAGTATCCGTAGCAATTCTCATGCGGTGCTCTTCGTCCTTGAGCCTTGACCCCGGATCCCATCCACTCTTTTGCCTGAGTGAGCATTGGTATATTTCACTGTCCACTTTTTGATTTATGGCAAAATCGAATGTTAGTAAATTATCGAGCGCGAATAAAATATCCATGTCCATTTGATCCATCCAAGATTATCTTGAGATGTTTTGGAGTTCTTTGCCTAAACGCATGGGTAAATCATTACTTCAACTATTCGGGGCTAGCTCATAGCCGAGCTCGTTCTAACTAGGCAATTAACCAATAATGACTCCAGCCGGCTTACAAGCTTCTTTAGCTTTATTCTCCAGCTCTTCAATTCCATCTTGCTCAAAAATGTTAAAGTAATTAAATTTAAAGAACTCATCATGTGCATCTGTCGGGGTGTTATACATTTTTGGGCCTCTGCATACACAGCCAGCTACCATTTCATCAGTTGCTTCAAAGCAAGTGTAAAACAATCTATCAGCACCACTAATTGATTTCCAAAATATATAGCGCTTTACAGGATTTTCCCAAGAATCAATTCCTTTTTCTACCACCATTGGCCCTGAGTCAGCTGCCATAGCGTGCAGTAAGGGCACACAAGAAACCACCAAAATCAGTACGATCAATTTTTTCATAAAACCTCCATCCAAAACTCGATCAAATATATTTAAAAAACACCTTTAACGTACTCTTCCATCTACAAATAAAAATCTATTCTTTCGAAACCACGATAGTCTGGATCAATTCCTCAGGTCTTCCAAAACTAAAACAATGGGTTGTGCTGTCCACATCCCTCAATGCCGATCCCGAAAAGAACAAACTACTATTCACTGGTCCTGACAATTCCTGAACCTAACAACCCGCTGCCTACAATGCCGCGAACAGGAGAAAACAATTCACAACGAACCATACGGGTTCCCTGACACATAATTCTCACTTGGCGGTTAATTACTCAATGCATTATATAATGTCAAGCGTCAAGTCTGTGTCGACGTAAGAAAACTGCAATAATCATACATGATTTGAAGCGTAAAAATTGGATTTTTGCCTGTTGCTTTGATGTTACGTTTGTTACGATTCAATGTGTGAAACCTAGAATATCCTCCCTCCATTACCCCGTTGTCATAAAGCAACACCTTGATTTTATTGTTCTTTCTGTGCCTGATTTGGGTATTAGTGTCGTTGAAAATGCTCCCCTCCAAGGCAAACTAAACCCCGAATATGTTCTTAAAATTGCCACCGCACTCGCAAATGTTTGGCTTAAAGTTCGAAAAGACTTCTGGAACATCAGTCCGCTGGGAAAAGTGCTCCCTCCCCGTCTAAGCAGAAAATGTCAGTTGATGGGGGAGAATTCAATATATGACAGCCTCTGAGGTAGCGGAGCGACTCGGTGTCAGTCGCATGACGGTACATCGTTTGGTTGAGAAGGGCCTCCTGACTTGCACTAGAACAAGGGGCCGCCACTCTCGCTTTTCCGAACTGAACCTAAAGGCCTACGAAAGGAAGCACTGCATGAAAAAGGAATAATAATTCGCGCCACCATTTTGAAAACATCAGGCTCGCAGCTAGTGATTCAGACCAGAACTTCCAGAAATCTCAGATTGTTTGACTGCAAGTTCCTCTACCGATTCAGCCTCTTGACCTTCAAAAAGAGCGCCACCATGACTGTCTGTATCAATTCCACCTTCCGACTCGGCTCCTTCTTATTTGATATTTTCTTAACAGCGGACTTCTTCGGCTTTAACTTGGGCGACTTTGATGATTCTGTCGCTTGCTCCGCTCCGATGAGTCCTCCCACATTCTCCCCTGAGAGATTGAATTCGATCATCGGTTAGTTTTT contains:
- a CDS encoding excisionase family DNA-binding protein translates to MTASEVAERLGVSRMTVHRLVEKGLLTCTRTRGRHSRFSELNLKAYERKHCMKKE